In Zootoca vivipara chromosome 15, rZooViv1.1, whole genome shotgun sequence, the genomic window ccctttgtatgacaggagaaacagcaaacagtttcctcttccccaggaaagctttgttctcccctctttgtcacacctctgaaggtactgagacactgccgagtcagtgaacgtttaagcacaattaactttattatttaacttataaacatgagtttctttggttcttaaaagcacctatctttttatttaacacagttttcttcatacagctcctgcatccctctttagcactctactctctaccaactccctaactcccaactgccaactgcctaaCCACCTCTCCCTCGCTCGCACACCCCTCTCACCCGAATtaactccctcccattccttttaaactcctggcagtcccgcccctcaggaatggaatgcgtcatttatccaggaggttggggtttaactctctgcaccctggagttcttttgcccaccaggccaatccgtcacattttctcccctcccccgaaAACCCTTGCGCAGGCATACTCAAAAATATCAGAGTAATGCCGAAGCAGGGAGATAGAGTCGTGAATTTCCTGGCTTACCTTCCCCCCAGGTGCGCTGTTTACACAAACCTGTGTTGCAACTCTCAATTCCCCTGCTAAACTTACCCCTATACCTGCAGTTAACctagaattaaagaaccttttaatgagggtgaaagaggagagcgcaaaatatggtctgaagctcaacatcaaaaaaaccaagatcatggccactggtcccatcacctcctggcaaatagaaggggaagaaatggaggcagtgagagattttactttcttgggctccttgatcactgcagatggtgacagcagtcacgaaattaaaagacgcctgcttcttgggagaaaagcaatgacaaacctagacagcatcttaaaaagcagagacatcaccttgccgacaaaggtccgtatagttaaagctatggttttcccagtagtgatgtatggaagtgagagctggaccatcaagaaggctgatcgccgaagaattgatgcttttgaattatggtgctggaggagactcttgagagtcccatggactgcaagaagatcaaacctatccattcttaaggaaatcagccctgagtgctccctggaaggacagatcgtgaagctgaggctccaatactttggccacctcatgagaagagaagaatccttggaaaagaccctgatgttgggaaagattgagggcactaggagaaggggacgacagaggacaagatggttggacagtgttctcgaagctacgaacatgagtttgaccaaattgcgggaggcagtgcaagacaggagtgcctggcgtgctatggtccatggggtcacgaagagtcggacacgactaaacgactaaacaacaacaacaacctagacTTCAGATATACACGCTTACATATGCACTATacactttaacatttcaaaagaaatagaatgcattttcccAATAATACCCACCTATGTATATATAGTGTAAAATTAAACCTTTCCTTCTATTCAAAAATCAGGGTTTTCCCCAAAAATTATACACTAAACATTTATGTGTCCCAACCAAAACAGAATTGATACCATACcatcaaaaacattttcaaaattctAGCAACATTGAAATACACTGCTGTCATAAAAAGATCAAGTTGTCACCTTCAACAAAAGCACAATAGATTCTCCCCAAATGATGAAGGCACTTGTTCTCAGCAATTCTTCTTGCGAcacctaataaataaaaagaaaccctCCTCCCACCAGTCAATTATGACTTTAGAAGGAATAAGTCTCGATAAGTGGTGCATAAGATTGTCTTTAGCTGTGTTAGTCAGTGGGACTCCTGACGACTCTGCATTGGAAGAAAATTGTTGCACTTTAACaagtcctttttcctcctcctgccgcgtcgcTTTTCCTTCATTGCGCTGCACCGGCCATGCGTTGAGCAGATCTTCTGCCTTGCACTGAcgactctgcagacagtttcagaTGGTACTGGAACATGCCTCTCGGTGCAATAGTCCGGCGCAAGCAAATCTCAAGCCACTTTCGCTTTCGGGCAATCATTTTCCTGTGGACCTCCCGTTGTTTCCGACTCCTCGCTGGAACATACTCGGCCTCAGCAGGATCACAAGATGACGAATGTGCAGCACCTTGGCATTTTCGAGCTTCCTTTTTGccatgcaagggattcccatttGTAATTAGGAATGCACCCCCTGATTCCAAGCACTGCTGTGCCCTGTGCACTCTGCTTACAGCTTGCCTTTCAGTCTCTGGCACATAGCAAGGCAGCTCCAGTATGCTAGATATAATCACTGGATGTGCCacgctctcttcctccttcctttcaggCAGTAATAGATGTAACAGTGCACTGGTTTGCTGTCCATCTACCAGCTCAGAAGGGCTATAAACCTTGCCTTCCTGAACAAGTAAGTCAAAACTTAACACAGATGGTTGCCGACGTTCAGCCACCCTGTAATGTTGGTGATAAGGAAAAGGTGTCACAGACGAGGTCGGTGTTCCCTCATTCTTTTCACTAAGCTCCTTGGTTTGCGGGAAGCTATTTGCCGTCCCTACACAGCTAACTCCGCCAAGTGGCAACACCTCCTTCATACCCAAGTCGGCTATGAGCTCCTTAGGTAAGCTCTGTCTTGTTAAATCATTTCCATTGACTTTGAACACAGTCTTATCTCTGTTCTCCCTCAGAGGAATCTCCTCTGGTAATCTTAGGGCTCTGTCCGCGAGGTCTAAAATAAAACTGTTCTCCCTTTTAGAACCTCTGGTGTCTTTGTTTATAGCAGTCCAGTAAATTTGGTTTTGGACTATCTCCTTTTGGCTTATTTCAAAATGCGCTGTTGTGGGGGCATCATGTGCCAATTGCGGCTCTTGCAGACTGGTCTTCTCTGGCAACACTGATTGCTCTTTGCTTTCCCACTCCGCTGCAGTTTTGCCTGTCTCAGATTTACTAATTAGTGGTTCCTCCTTTATACAAGAAACCCTGGGCCTTTCTACTGACACCACTGTGCCGTACTGCCCTTTATCTTCTTCACACAGTCCCTTCAgagtttcctcctccctctgttcTGCTAGGAACTGGGCCCTGTTGGCAGTTATGGTGGTTACAACTGACATTCTCCCCAACATTCCGTTCCCCTCAGGATCGGCTTGGGCCTCTTCTACTGCAGTTAATGGATTCCCTTTTGCTTCGGTTTGGGCTCTAGTGACAACTTGAACCTTAAATTCAGGCTTGATTACGTCATTGCCTATCAGAAATGGTGTATCGATGTTATCCCAGACGCCCACTTTCCACTTTCTCCTCACGCCATTATAAACAATATCCACTTCTGCTACCGGAACCTCGAACTCAGGACCCCATATTCCCTTCAGACTAAaagtttggtctttaaggtactga contains:
- the LOC132591184 gene encoding uncharacterized protein LOC132591184, whose translation is MEPVILNNQEYLGLRDTGAEVSLVRSHCVTQDQYLKDQTFSLKGIWGPEFEVPVAEVDIVYNGVRRKWKVGVWDNIDTPFLIGNDVIKPEFKVQVVTRAQTEAKGNPLTAVEEAQADPEGNGMLGRMSVVTTITANRAQFLAEQREEETLKGLCEEDKGQYGTVVSVERPRVSCIKEEPLISKSETGKTAAEWESKEQSVLPEKTSLQEPQLAHDAPTTAHFEISQKEIVQNQIYWTAINKDTRGSKRENSFILDLADRALRLPEEIPLRENRDKTVFKVNGNDLTRQSLPKELIADLGMKEVLPLGGVSCVGTANSFPQTKELSEKNEGTPTSSVTPFPYHQHYRVAERRQPSVLSFDLLVQEGKVYSPSELVDGQQTSALLHLLLPERKEEESVAHPVIISSILELPCYVPETERQAVSRVHRAQQCLESGGAFLITNGNPLHGKKEARKCQGAAHSSSCDPAEAEYVPARSRKQREVHRKMIARKRKWLEICLRRTIAPRGMFQYHLKLSAESSVQGRRSAQRMAGAAQ